CGGGCTGCCGGTCGAGCTGGCGGTCGAGAAGGAGCTCGGGTTCTCCGGCAAGCAGGACATCGAGGCGTTCGGCATCGCCGAGTTCAACGCCAGGTGCCGGGAGTCCGTGCTCCGCCACACCGACGCCTTCGCCGAGCTGACGACCCGCATGGGCTACTGGGTCGACCTCGACGACGCCTACGTCACGATGGACCCCGAGTACATCGAGTCGGTCTGGTGGTCGCTGAAGGAGATCTTCAACAAGGGACTCCTGGTCCAGGACCACCGCGTCGCCCCCTGGTGTCCCCGCTGCGGCACCGGCCTGTCCGACCACGAGCTGGCACAGGGCTACGAGACGGTCGTCGACCCGTCGGTCTACGTCCGCTTCCCGCTGACCTCCGGCCCGCTGGCCGGCGAGGCCGCCCTGCTGGTGTGGACGACCACCCCGTGGACCCTGGTGTCCAACACGGCCGTGGCCGCCCACCCCGAGGTCACCTACGTCGTCGCCACGAACGGCGAGGAGAAGCTGGTCGTCGCCGAGCCGCTGGTCGCCAAGGCGCTCGGCGAGGGCTGGGAGACCACCGGCCAGTCCTTCACCGGCGCCGAGATGGAGCGCTGGACGTACCAGCGCCCGTTCGAACTGGTGGCGTTCCCGGCCGAGGCGCACTTCGTGGTCAACGCCGACTACGTCACCACCGAGGACGGCACGGGTCTGGTCCACCAGTCCCCCGCCTTCGGTGAGGACGACCTCAAGGTCTGCCGCTCCTACGGCCTGCCGATGGTGAACCCGGTCCGCCAGGACGGCACCTTCGAGGAGGACCTGCCCCTGGTGGGCGGCGTCTTCTTCAAGAAGGCCGACGAGGCACTCACCGAGGACCTCGGCGCGCGCGGTCTGCTCTTCAAGCACCTGCCGTACGAGCACAGCTACCCGCACTGCTGGCGCTGCCACACCGCGCTGCTCTACTACGCGCAGCCCTCCTGGTACATCCGTACGACGGCCGTCAAGGACCGCCTGCTCCAGGAGAACGAGAAGACCAACTGGTTCCCGGACACGGTCAAGCACGGCCGCTTCGGCGACTGGCTGAACAACAACATCGACTGGGCGCTCTCCCGCAACCGCTACTGGGGCACCCCGCTGCCGATCTGGCGCTGCGAGGAGGGCCACCTCACCTGCGTCGGCTCCCGCGCGGAGCTGTCCGAGCTGACCGGCACCGACCAGTCGGACCTCGACCCGCACCGCCCGTTCATCGACGACGTCACCTTCACCTGCCCCGACGAGGGCTGCTCCCGCGAAGCGGTGCGCGTGCCCGAGGTCATCGACGCCTGGTACGACTCGGGGTCGATGCCGTTCGCGCAGTGGGGCTACCCGTACAAGAACAAGGAGCTGTTCGAGAGCCGGTACCCGGCGCAGTTCATCTCCGAGGCCATCGACCAGACCCGCGGCTGGTTCTACACGCTGATGGCGGTCGGCACGCTCGTCTTCGACAAGTCGTCGTACGAGAACGTCGTCTGCCTCGGCCACATCCTCGCCGAGGACGGCCGGAAGATGTCCAAGCACCTGGGCAACATCCTCCAGCCGATCCCGCTGATGGACCAGCACGGCGCGGACGCGGTCCGCTGGTTCATGGCGGCCGGCGGCTCCCCGTGGGCGGCCCGCCGGGTGGGTCACGGCACCATCCAGGAGGTCGTCCGCAAGACGCTCCTCACCTACTGGAACACCGTCGCCTTCCAGGCCCTGTACGCGCGCACGTCGAACTGGGCGCCGTCCGCGGCGGACCCGGCCCCGGCCGACCGCCCGCTGCTGGACCGCTGGCTGCTCAGCGAGCTCCACGCCCTCACCGACCAGGTGACCCAGGCGCTGGAGGCGTACGACACCCAGCGCGCCGGCAAGCTGCTGTCGGCGTTCGTCGACGACCTGTCGAACTGGTACGTCCGCCGCTCCCGCCGCCGCTTCTGGCAGGGCGACAAGGCCGCGCTGCGCACCCTGCACGAGGTCGTCGAGACGGTCACCAGGCTGATGGCGCCGCTGACCCCGTTCATCACCGAGCGGGTCTGGCAGGACCTGATCGTCCCCGTCACCCCGGGCGCGCCCGAGTCGGTGCACCTGTCGTCGTGGCCGGAGGCGGACCTCGGCGCGATCGACCCGGAACTGTCGCGGCAGATGGTGCTGGTGCGCCGGCTGGTGGAGCTGGGGCGCGCGACCCGCGCCGAGTCGGGCGTCAAGACCCGTCAGCCGCTGAAGCGCGCGCTGATCGCGGCGACCGGCTTCGAGGCGCTCGACCGCGAGCTGCACACCCAGATCACCGAGGAGCTGAACGTCGAGTCGCTCGCGTCGCTGAGCGAGGTCGGCGGCTCCCTGGTCGACACGACGGCCAAGGCCAACTTCCGTGCTCTCGGCAAGCGGTTCGGCAAGCGGGTGCAGGACGTCGCCAAGGCGATCGCCGAGGCCGACGCGGCGGCGCTGTCGCTGGCGCTGCGCGAGGGCAACGCCTCCGTGGAGGTCGACGGCGAGACGATCACCCTGGCCCCGGACGAGGTGATCGTCACCGAGACGCCGCGCGAGGGCTGGTCGGTGGCGTCCGACGCGGGTGCCACGGTCGCCCTGGACCTGGAGATCACCGAGGAGCTGCGCCAGGCCGGTCTCGCCCGTGACGCGATCCGGCTGATCCAGGAGGCCCGCAAGAACAGCGGCCTCGACGTGGCCGACCGGATCGCGCTGCGCTGGACGGCCACGGACCCGGCGGTGGTCGCCGCCCTGTCCGAGCACTCCGCGCTGATCGCCGACGAGGTGCTGGCCACCGACTTCGCGCAGGGCGAGGCGGACGGCTCCGGCTACGGCGAGCCGTTCACCGACGAGGGCCTGTCCCTGGCCTTCCGTCTGCGCAAGGCGTAGGCCACCGGCGGACCACCACGCGAAAGGCCCGGCCCCTCGACGGGGCCGGGCCTTTCGCGTCGCACGTCGTCACAGGTCACGGAAGGGCGACGGGCAAGCAGGGGCGGGCCGGGTTCGAACCGGCGTCCTCCTCGATGCCATCGAGGCGCGACTGCCTCTGCGCCACGCGCCCCTCGGAGCACCCTACGCGACCGCACGCGCCCCGGGTGCGCCCGGCGCCCGGGAAGGATCCGAGCGCCCTGCGCGCACCCGAGCGCCCCCACGAAAAAGGGCGGGGCCCCGGATTCTTCTCCGGGGCCCCGCCCTGAACGCTGCCGACGGCTACGCCGTACCACGCACTGTCAGTTGTCGTCCTCGTCGATCAGGAACCCGCGCATCGGCGAGGGAGCCTGGCCCATCGGCGACGGACCCTGCGGCCGGACCGGCGCCATCGGCTGGGTCATGGCCGGGGACATCTGCTGCTGACCGCCGTAGGACGGAGCGGACGGGCTCGGCGCACCCCCCATCGACTGGTTGCCGCCGTACGACGGGGCACTCGCGCCGGCCGGTGCCATCGAGGGCGCCGGGGACGGCGGGAGGGACGCGGCCGCGGGCGTGCGCGGCGGGGCCAGCGAGTCGTCGGCCTGGGTCTCCAGCTGACGCAGCTGCGACTCCAGGTACGACTTCAGGCGCGTGCGGTACTCGCGCTCGAAGCCGCGCAGGTCCTCGACCTTGCGCTCCAGCGTGGCGCGGGCGGACTCCAGGGAGCCCATCGCGACACGGTGCTTCTCCTGCGCGTCCCGCTCCAGGGCGTCGGCCTTGGCACGGGCGTCACGCTCCAGACCCTCGGCACGCGAACGCGCCTCGCCGACGATCTTGTTGGCCTCGGAGCGGGCCTCGGCGATCGCCTGGTCGGCGGTCTGCTGGGCCAGCGAGAGGACACGGGCGGCGCTGTCGCCGCCGGGGCCCTGACCGGGGCCGCCCATCGGACCGCCCATGGGGCCGCCCATCGGACCCGGGCCCATCTGGCCCTGCATCGGGCCACCCTGGCCCATCGGACCCTGGCCCATCGGGCCGGGACCCTGCGGACCCTGACCGCCGGGGCCGGCGGGCAGCTGCGGGGCACCGCTCGGCAGCTGGGGCGGGCCACCCATGGGGCCGCCCATCTGCTGCTGCGGCGGGCCCGATATGCCGGCGGGCACCGGAGCGCCGGGACCTCGCATGCCCTGCTGCGGCATGCCCTGCTGGGGCATACCCTGCTGAGGCTGCTGCTGGTCCTGCTGCTCCTGCGGCTTGCGCATGTTCTGCTGGTTCTGCGCGGCGGCGCGGGTGGCCGCGGCCAGCTTGGCGCGCAGGTCCTCGTTCTCGCGGAGCAGACGGGTCAGTTCGGCTTCGACCTCGTCGAGGAAGGCATCGACCTCGTCCTCGTCATAGCCTTCTCGGAGGCGGACGGTCGTGAACTGCTTGTTCCGCACGTCCTCGGGGGTCAACGGCATCTCTTCACCTCAACGTAGTCGTCGGCATTCGGCAAGACGGTAGGTCACATCGCTCACAGCCGGCTCACGATCGAGATCAGGATGTAGACGATGATCATCAGTACGAAGAAGGACAGGTCGAGCGCCACGCCCCCGAGACGCAGCGGCGGAATGAACCGCCGCAGAAGCTTGAGCGGTGGATCAGTGACAGTGTAGGTGGCCTCCAGAACGACCACCATCGCCTTGCCGGGTTGCCACGAGCGGGCGAACTGGAAGACGTAGTCCATGACCAACCGGAAGATGAGCACGATGAGGAAGCACATCAGCGCGATGTAGACGACATCCAGGACCACGCTCATGCCCGTGCTTCCCTCTCCCCTGTTTCCTGTGCTGTGCCGGTACTGATTTGTACCGCTTTTTCCGGTCGTGCGTCTCAGCTCTGGTTGAAGAACCCGCCCTCTGCGATGCGGGCCTTGTCCTCCGCCGTGACATCGACGTTAGCAGGCGACAACAGGAACACCTTCTGCGTCACCCGCTCGATGCTGCCGTGAAGACCAAACACCAAACCGGCCGCAAAGTCGACAAGTCGCTTGGCGTCTGTGTCGTCCATCTCAGTCAGATTCATGATCACCGGCGTGCCCTCGCGGAAGTGTTCCCCGATGGTACGGGCCTCGTTGTAGGTCCGCGGGTGAAGCGTGGTGATCCGGTACGGCTCTCGTTCCGACACGACCTTGGGCATGATCACCGGTGCGTTCTTCTCCAGGCTTGCGCGTTCTTGTGTGATGGACGCCACGGGCGCGATGCGCGCCGGACGTGCGGATTCCGCGGGGAGCGAAGCGGAGTGCGCCACCGGCTCGCGGGGCGCGGGAGGGTGCACCACTCGCACCGGTTCGTCCCTTTGGGGCTGGTGTGAACCGTGCGACTGGTGGGACGGTTCGTGCCGCCGGTGATCTCGTTCGGGCTCCGGGTCCAGTTCGGGCTCGAAGTCGTCATCGGGGTCGAATCCCCGGCCGTCGTACCCATCGTCCTCCACGAGGCCGAGGTAGACCGCCATCTTGCGCATCGCGCCGGCCATGCTCTGAGTCCTCCGCTCTGTGGTGGATCGGCTGACGAGTGGCGAGTGCCCGCGATCCACGAGGTCGATTGCCCGCCCTTCGACGGATAATGACCATATTTTCTGCTGTGGTCCGACTTCTTGGCGACGTTACCCGAGCCTGGGGCGGACTCCGAGTACCGCGGTGCCGACGCGTACATGTGTCGCTCCGGCGGCCACGGCCTGTTCGAGGTCCGCGCTCATCCCTGCCGAGACCATGTTCGCAGCCGGATGGGCCCGGCGCAGGTCGGTCGACAAATCCATCAACCGCTCGAACACCGCCTGTTGCCGTCCGGCGTACTCGCCGGTCAGAGGTGCGACCGTCATCAGCCCGTCCAGCCGCAGCCCGGGAGAGCCGGCGATCAGACCGGCCAACTCCCCCACGCCCTCCGGTGCCACGCCGCCCCGCTCGCCCCGGCCGCTCGCCCCCGCGTCGAAGGCGACCTGGACCAGGCACCCGATCTCGCGGCCGGCCCGCACGGCCTCCTTGGACAGCGCCGTCACCAGCCGGGCCCGGTCGACGGACTGCACCACATCCGCATAACCGACCACGGAACGGACTTTGTTGGTCTGCAACTGACCGACGAAGTGCCAGGAAAGGGGCAGGTCCGTGCATTCCGCGGCCTTGGGCGCCGCGTCCTGGTCACGGTTCTCGGCGACGTGGCGCACTCCGAGCCCGGACAGGATCCGGACATCGCTCGCGGGGTACGTCTTGGTGACCACGATCAGGGTCACCTCTTCGCGTGCCCGTCCCGCCGCCGCGCAGGCCGCGGCGATGCGCTCCTCCACCCGCGCGAGGTTCGCGGCGAGTTCGTCCCTACGGTCCGTCATGCCCTATCAGTCCAGCCACACATAGCCCGCGAGCCGACCAGTGGTGCGGTCGCGGCGGTAAGAGAAGTGGTCGTGCGACTCCAGCGTGCACACCGGCGACTGCGCCCGGTCGTGCACCCCGAGCCGGTCGAGCTGCGCGTGCACCCCGGCGGTCACGTCGACCGCCGGCGTGCCCCAGCTCGTGACGGCGTACGCCGCCGGTTCGACGGCGGCCACCTCGGCCCGCATCGCCTCCGGCACCTCGTAGCACCGGCCGCAGACGGCGGGTCCGGTGCGGGCGGCGATCCGGGAGGGTTCCGCGCCGAGTTCCGTCATGGCCCGGACGGCGGCGGGGACGACTCCCGCGACCATCCCCGGGCGGCCCGCGTGGACGGCGGCCGTCACTCCGGCCACCGGGTCCGCGAGCAGCACGGGCGTGCAGTCCGCGGTGAGGACGGCGAGGGCGAGACCCCGGCGGGCCGTGACCACCGCGTCCACCGAGGGGACGGCGGCCGTGGACCCCCAGGGTCCGTCGACCACCGCCACGTCGTTGCCGTGCACCTGGTTCATCCAGACCACCCGGGCCGGGTCGATCCCCAGTGACTTCGCGGCCAGTTCCCGGTTGGCCGTCACGGCGGCCGGGTCGTCGCCGACCGCGCCGCCGAGGTTGAGCTCCTCATACGGAGCGGCGCTCACCCCGCCCCACCGGTCGGTGAAGGCGAAGTGCGCGCCGCTCACGCTCTCGCGCCGTCCTATCACTTCAGGAAGTCCGGGACGTCCAGCTCCTCGGCCGCGCTGTCCGTGTAGGTCCGCGGCGCCGGCGTGACCGGCGGGGCGACCGGGATGTCGTTCACCGGCTCCGGCGCGGGCTCCGGCTCCTCCTTCGGCGTGACGCTGCCGAGCGAGCCGAACGACGGCCGGCTCTCCGGCTGCCGCGCCGGAGCGGGCTCCTCGCGGCGGGCCGGGGCGGCGGAGGCCGAGCCGAGGACGTTGTCCCGGCGGGCCGGCGGCTGGCCGCCGTCGAAGCCGGCCGCGATCACGGTGACCCGCACCTCGTCGCCGAGGGCGTCGTCGATGACCGCGCCGAAGATGATGTTGGCCTCGGGGTGGGCCGCCTCGCTGACCAGCTGGGCGGCCTCGTTGATCTCGAACAGGCCGAGGTCGGAGCCGCCGGAGATGGAGAGCAGCACACCGCGGGCGCCGTCGATGGACGCCTCGAGGAGCGGGGAGGAGATGGCCATCTCGGCCGCGGCCACCGCGCGGTCGTCGCCGCGGGCCGAGCCGATGCCCATGAGGGCGGAACCGGCCTCGGACATGACCGACTTGACGTCGGCGAAGTCCAGGTTGATCAGGCCGGGGGTGGTGATGAGGTCGGTGATGCCCTGAACGCCGGAGAGCAGGACCTGGTCCGCCGACTTGAAGGCGTCGAGGACCGAGACCTGGCGGTCCGAGATGGACAGCAGGCGGTCGTTCGGGATGACGATGAGGGTGTCGACCTCTTCGCGCAGTTCGGCGATGCCGTCCTCGGCCTGGTTCGCGCGGCGCCGTCCCTCGAAGGTGAACGGGCGCGTGACCACGCCGATGGTGAGCGCGCCGAGGGAGCGTGCGATGTTGGCCACGACGGGCGCGCCGCCGGTGCCGGTGCCGCCGCCTTCACCGGCCGTCACGAAGACCATGTCGGCCCCCTTGAGGACCTCCTCGATCTCCTCGCGGTGGTCCTCGGCGGCCTTGCGGCCGACGGCCGGGTTGGCTCCGGCGCCGAGTCCGCGGGTGAGTTCACGGCCGACGTCCAGCTTGACGTCGGCGTCGCTCATCAACAGGGCTTGCGCGTCGGTGTTGATGGCGATGAACTCGACGCCCTTGAGACCGACCTCGATCATCCGGTTGATGGCATTGACACCACCGCCGCCGACACCGATGACTTTGATGACTGCGAGGTAGTTCTGCGGTGCTGCCACGTCGAAGGCCTCTCGCCTCGAGTTACGTGTCGCCGCATCCGCGTGGGCACTGCGCCCGCGCGGTCCGACGACTGATGCCGAATGGGACGGTCCGTATCGCCGACCCG
Above is a genomic segment from Streptomyces glaucescens containing:
- a CDS encoding cell division protein SepF; its protein translation is MAGAMRKMAVYLGLVEDDGYDGRGFDPDDDFEPELDPEPERDHRRHEPSHQSHGSHQPQRDEPVRVVHPPAPREPVAHSASLPAESARPARIAPVASITQERASLEKNAPVIMPKVVSEREPYRITTLHPRTYNEARTIGEHFREGTPVIMNLTEMDDTDAKRLVDFAAGLVFGLHGSIERVTQKVFLLSPANVDVTAEDKARIAEGGFFNQS
- the pgeF gene encoding peptidoglycan editing factor PgeF; the encoded protein is MIGRRESVSGAHFAFTDRWGGVSAAPYEELNLGGAVGDDPAAVTANRELAAKSLGIDPARVVWMNQVHGNDVAVVDGPWGSTAAVPSVDAVVTARRGLALAVLTADCTPVLLADPVAGVTAAVHAGRPGMVAGVVPAAVRAMTELGAEPSRIAARTGPAVCGRCYEVPEAMRAEVAAVEPAAYAVTSWGTPAVDVTAGVHAQLDRLGVHDRAQSPVCTLESHDHFSYRRDRTTGRLAGYVWLD
- the ileS gene encoding isoleucine--tRNA ligase codes for the protein MTTAPTYRQVPAQVDLPALEHAVLDFWREQKIFAKSLEQSQGRPEWVFYEGPPTANGMPGAHHIEARVFKDVFPRFRTMRGYHVARKAGWDCHGLPVELAVEKELGFSGKQDIEAFGIAEFNARCRESVLRHTDAFAELTTRMGYWVDLDDAYVTMDPEYIESVWWSLKEIFNKGLLVQDHRVAPWCPRCGTGLSDHELAQGYETVVDPSVYVRFPLTSGPLAGEAALLVWTTTPWTLVSNTAVAAHPEVTYVVATNGEEKLVVAEPLVAKALGEGWETTGQSFTGAEMERWTYQRPFELVAFPAEAHFVVNADYVTTEDGTGLVHQSPAFGEDDLKVCRSYGLPMVNPVRQDGTFEEDLPLVGGVFFKKADEALTEDLGARGLLFKHLPYEHSYPHCWRCHTALLYYAQPSWYIRTTAVKDRLLQENEKTNWFPDTVKHGRFGDWLNNNIDWALSRNRYWGTPLPIWRCEEGHLTCVGSRAELSELTGTDQSDLDPHRPFIDDVTFTCPDEGCSREAVRVPEVIDAWYDSGSMPFAQWGYPYKNKELFESRYPAQFISEAIDQTRGWFYTLMAVGTLVFDKSSYENVVCLGHILAEDGRKMSKHLGNILQPIPLMDQHGADAVRWFMAAGGSPWAARRVGHGTIQEVVRKTLLTYWNTVAFQALYARTSNWAPSAADPAPADRPLLDRWLLSELHALTDQVTQALEAYDTQRAGKLLSAFVDDLSNWYVRRSRRRFWQGDKAALRTLHEVVETVTRLMAPLTPFITERVWQDLIVPVTPGAPESVHLSSWPEADLGAIDPELSRQMVLVRRLVELGRATRAESGVKTRQPLKRALIAATGFEALDRELHTQITEELNVESLASLSEVGGSLVDTTAKANFRALGKRFGKRVQDVAKAIAEADAAALSLALREGNASVEVDGETITLAPDEVIVTETPREGWSVASDAGATVALDLEITEELRQAGLARDAIRLIQEARKNSGLDVADRIALRWTATDPAVVAALSEHSALIADEVLATDFAQGEADGSGYGEPFTDEGLSLAFRLRKA
- a CDS encoding YggS family pyridoxal phosphate-dependent enzyme, translating into MTDRRDELAANLARVEERIAAACAAAGRAREEVTLIVVTKTYPASDVRILSGLGVRHVAENRDQDAAPKAAECTDLPLSWHFVGQLQTNKVRSVVGYADVVQSVDRARLVTALSKEAVRAGREIGCLVQVAFDAGASGRGERGGVAPEGVGELAGLIAGSPGLRLDGLMTVAPLTGEYAGRQQAVFERLMDLSTDLRRAHPAANMVSAGMSADLEQAVAAGATHVRVGTAVLGVRPRLG
- a CDS encoding DivIVA domain-containing protein, with the protein product MPLTPEDVRNKQFTTVRLREGYDEDEVDAFLDEVEAELTRLLRENEDLRAKLAAATRAAAQNQQNMRKPQEQQDQQQPQQGMPQQGMPQQGMRGPGAPVPAGISGPPQQQMGGPMGGPPQLPSGAPQLPAGPGGQGPQGPGPMGQGPMGQGGPMQGQMGPGPMGGPMGGPMGGPGQGPGGDSAARVLSLAQQTADQAIAEARSEANKIVGEARSRAEGLERDARAKADALERDAQEKHRVAMGSLESARATLERKVEDLRGFEREYRTRLKSYLESQLRQLETQADDSLAPPRTPAAASLPPSPAPSMAPAGASAPSYGGNQSMGGAPSPSAPSYGGQQQMSPAMTQPMAPVRPQGPSPMGQAPSPMRGFLIDEDDN
- a CDS encoding YggT family protein; this translates as MSVVLDVVYIALMCFLIVLIFRLVMDYVFQFARSWQPGKAMVVVLEATYTVTDPPLKLLRRFIPPLRLGGVALDLSFFVLMIIVYILISIVSRL
- the ftsZ gene encoding cell division protein FtsZ → MAAPQNYLAVIKVIGVGGGGVNAINRMIEVGLKGVEFIAINTDAQALLMSDADVKLDVGRELTRGLGAGANPAVGRKAAEDHREEIEEVLKGADMVFVTAGEGGGTGTGGAPVVANIARSLGALTIGVVTRPFTFEGRRRANQAEDGIAELREEVDTLIVIPNDRLLSISDRQVSVLDAFKSADQVLLSGVQGITDLITTPGLINLDFADVKSVMSEAGSALMGIGSARGDDRAVAAAEMAISSPLLEASIDGARGVLLSISGGSDLGLFEINEAAQLVSEAAHPEANIIFGAVIDDALGDEVRVTVIAAGFDGGQPPARRDNVLGSASAAPARREEPAPARQPESRPSFGSLGSVTPKEEPEPAPEPVNDIPVAPPVTPAPRTYTDSAAEELDVPDFLK